The genomic interval TTGCCTCCGCTGGTCACGGCGTGGGAGGTGGATCGACTGCGGCAGCAACTGGCCGACGCTGCAGCCGGAAACGCGTTCGTACTTCAGGGTGGTGACTGCTCAGAAAGTTTCCATGACTGCAATGCCGTCTCGATTTTACGGAAACTGAAGGTGCTGATTCAGATGAGCCTGGTGCTCATCTGTCGGTCTCATCAGAAGGTCATCCGAATTGGCCGTATCGCCGGTCAGTACGCCAAACCTCGTTCGGCCAGTGTGGAAAGTCGTGACGGGGTTGAATTGCCGAGTTACCGGGGAGACATTGTCAACCGCAGCGGGTTCACCGAAGCTGATCGCCGACCCAATCCGGATCTGTTACTGCGGGCCTACGAACGATCAGCCTTGACCATCAACTACATACGTGCACTCAGTGAGGGTGGCTTTGCTGATCTGCATCATCCGGAGAACTGGGATCTGGAATTCGTTCGGAATACACCAGGATCCCGCAGATACCAGGAAATTCTGGAATCACTCAGCGATGCGATTCGTTTTATGGAAGTCGTGTCCGAAACGGAACTGGAACAACTGACCCGGGTCGACTTTTTCACATCACATGAGGGACTGCATTTATTGTTCGAACAGGCAGTCACGCGAACCGATCAGCGCAATCGCGGGTCATATAATCTCAGCACTCACCTGCCCTGGATTGGTGATCGGACCCGTGCGATTGACGGGGCCCATGTGGAGTACTTTCGAGGAATCCGCAATCCGATTGGTGTTAAGGTAGGGAATTCAATGGCGGCGGATGAACTGATCGATCTGATCCGCGTTCTCAATCCGGATAATCAACCGGGACGGCTGACTCTTATTCATCGATTTGGTGCGGAAAGAATCGCGTCTCAACTGCCTCAGCTTGCTGAAAGTGTCCGTCGAGCCCGGCTGAATGTGTTGTGGAGCTGCGATCCAATGCACGGAAACATCCAGACAACCAGAAACGGGATCAAGACACGAGCTTTTGACGATATTACGCTGGAAATCATTTCCGCGTTTCGGATCCACAATGAAGTCGGCACGCGTCTGAGTGGTATCCATCTGGAACTGACAGGCGAGGATGTCACGGAGTGTCTGGGCGGGCCGGCCAATCTTACTGAACTGGATCTGCAGCGCGATTATCGCAGCCAGGTGGATCCCCGACTGAATTATGAACAGGCAATGGAGATAGCGTTTCTGATCGCTGAACAGATGAAGTAGAACCTGTTACCGCTCAATGTTCCGCTGAAACGTTTTCCGATTTGTGTATGTGTTTACTCCGGCAGCCAGAAGGCGTAATCGCGAATCAGGCGAGCTGGCGGCAAAAACCCTAGAGCCGGATTGACACATGATGGACTCAATCTCAATGAGGTATTCCAAATGACGCGAATGGCTGAAATTTCACGCAAGACAGCCGAAACATCGATTCGTCTGTCGCTCCGTATTGACGGTTCCGGTGAATGCGATATTCAGACCAATGTCGGTTTCTTTGACCACATGCTTACACTACTGGCGCGGCACGGACTGCTGGACCTGACCGTGAAAGCTGAGGGCGATCTGCACGTTGATCATCATCATACAGTAGAGGATGTTGGAATCTGTTTTGGTCAGGCCATTGCAGAAGCGATTGGCGACAAAGCGGGAATCCTGCGATATGGTGACGTCACGCTGCCGATGGAAGAAACGCTGGTGACTTCGGCACTGGATCTCAGTGGTCGATTTGCCTTTGTATACGCCGTGGAATTTCCCACTGAGAAAATCGGAGAATTTGATACTCAACTGATTCAGGAATTCTGGAATGCTGTTGCGTCGAATGCTCGTATGAATCTGCACCTTATTTTGCACCATGGTTCGAACAGTCACCATATTGCTGAAGGCTGTTTCAAGGCAACAGCCCGTGCACTGCGGAAAGCCGTTGCCGTGGATCCTCGACAAACCGGTGTTCCTTCGTCCAAGGGAACTCTGACTAAGTAGCCGGCGACGTTGAAAAGTTTGTGCGTTCCCGGGCAGTGACTCCCCTTTTTAGTTTCAATTTGCTTCAGGCCTGTAATGACTCAGCGACAGCTACTGGTCACGGCGGCATTGCCCTATGCCAACGGACATATTCATATCGGGCATCTGGTGGAATACATCCAGACTGATATCT from Fuerstiella sp. carries:
- a CDS encoding 3-deoxy-7-phosphoheptulonate synthase class II, giving the protein MSIEWTPESWQSRLAQQQPVYDDEKQVSEILQRLGQLPPLVTAWEVDRLRQQLADAAAGNAFVLQGGDCSESFHDCNAVSILRKLKVLIQMSLVLICRSHQKVIRIGRIAGQYAKPRSASVESRDGVELPSYRGDIVNRSGFTEADRRPNPDLLLRAYERSALTINYIRALSEGGFADLHHPENWDLEFVRNTPGSRRYQEILESLSDAIRFMEVVSETELEQLTRVDFFTSHEGLHLLFEQAVTRTDQRNRGSYNLSTHLPWIGDRTRAIDGAHVEYFRGIRNPIGVKVGNSMAADELIDLIRVLNPDNQPGRLTLIHRFGAERIASQLPQLAESVRRARLNVLWSCDPMHGNIQTTRNGIKTRAFDDITLEIISAFRIHNEVGTRLSGIHLELTGEDVTECLGGPANLTELDLQRDYRSQVDPRLNYEQAMEIAFLIAEQMK
- the hisB gene encoding imidazoleglycerol-phosphate dehydratase HisB, coding for MAEISRKTAETSIRLSLRIDGSGECDIQTNVGFFDHMLTLLARHGLLDLTVKAEGDLHVDHHHTVEDVGICFGQAIAEAIGDKAGILRYGDVTLPMEETLVTSALDLSGRFAFVYAVEFPTEKIGEFDTQLIQEFWNAVASNARMNLHLILHHGSNSHHIAEGCFKATARALRKAVAVDPRQTGVPSSKGTLTK